In a single window of the Salvelinus namaycush isolate Seneca chromosome 6, SaNama_1.0, whole genome shotgun sequence genome:
- the LOC120049197 gene encoding cholecystokinin receptor type A-like, with translation MEPFTLHDMLINSTNLYKILCDFGIKNVSECEDESEPPPEPKDLNQTVRIFLYSLIFLVSVLGNSLIIAVLVRNRRMRTVTNLFLLSLAASDLMLCLFCMPFTLIPNLMRDFVFGSGICKVAMYFMGISVSVSTFNLVAISLERYSAICNPLTSRTWQTKSHAAKVISATWVVSFLFMLPYPISSTLVPFTRVNNSTGNMCRLVWPSDVIQQSWYVSLLLLLFLVPGIMMMTAYGLISLELYRGIKFEMANRKSSRERQCSTGSIKPGDNDGCYLQPAKKKKGELAHLQNPPSTPSSNVTSNSRDNVGSNNSKLSRVCSNSSTCNLMAKKRVIRMLLVIVCLFFLCWTPVFAVNAWRAFDRHSADKLLSGAPISFIHLLSYTSACVNPIIYCFMNKRFRQGILSTFTCCSSPKAGGVGRGAGSRMGTGRGGGRGGMRSGEENGHTPQSGNNTRFTYSSIRGSAQA, from the exons ATGGAACCATTTACATTGCATGATATGCTCATAAACTCAACGAATCTTTATAAGATATTATGTGACTTTGGAATCAAGAATGTCTCAGAGTGTGAAGATGAAAGCGAGCCCCCTCCGGAACCGAAAG ATTTGAATCAGACGGTACGTATCTTCCTCTATAGCCTCATCTTCCTGGTCAGCGTGCTGGGTAACAGCCTGATCATCGCCGTGTTGGTCAGGAACCGCCGCATGCGCACCGTCACCAACCTGTTCCTGCTCTCTCTGGCCGCCAGCGACCTGATGCTCTGCCTCTTCTGCATGCCCTTCACCCTCATCCCCAACCTCATGAGGGACTTTGTGTTCGGCTCGGGCATCTGCAAGGTGGCCATGTACTTCATGG GGATCTCGGTGAGCGTCTCGACCTTCAACCTGGTGGCCATTTCCCTGGAGCGCTACAGTGCCATCTGCAACCCCCTGACCTCCCGGACCTGGCAAACCAAGTCCCACGCTGCCAAGGTCATCTCTGCCACCTGGGTGGTGAGCTTCCTGTTCATGCTGCCCTACCCCATCTCCAGCACCCTGGTGCCCTTCACCCGGGTCAACAACAGCACGGGCAACATGTGCCGTCTGGTATGGCCCAGTGATGTCATCCAGCAGTCCTG GTATGTGTCCCTGCTGCTGCTTCTCTTCCTGGTTCCTGGGATCATGATGATGACAGCCTATGGCCTCATCTCCCTGGAGCTCTACAGGGGCATCAAGTTTGAGATGGCCAACAGGAAGTCCAGCAGAG AGAGACAGTGCAGCACGGGCAGCATCAAACCCGGCGACAACGACGGCTGCTACCTTCAGCCCGCCAAGAAGAAGAAGGGCGAGCTCGCCCACCTCCAGAACCCTCCCTCGACCCCCAGCTCTAACGTGACCAGCAACAGCAGAGACAACGTGGGCAGCAACAA CTCCAAGCTGAGCCGTGTGTGCAGCAACAGCTCCACCTGTAACCTGATGGCTAAGAAGCGTGTGATCCGCATGCTCCTGGTCATCGTCTGTCTCTTCTTCCTTTGCTGGACGCCCGTGTTCGCCGTTAACGCCTGGCGGGCCTTCGACCGCCATTCTGCCGACAAGCTCCTCTCGGGGGCGCCGATATCCTTCATCCACCTGTTGTCGTACACCTCCGCTTGTGTCAACCCCATTATATACTGCTTCATGAATAAGCGTTTCCGCCAAGGGATTCTGTCCACCTTCACCTGCTGCAGCAGCCCCAAGGCCGGTGGAGTAGGGAGGGGGGCTGGGAGTAGGATGGGGacggggagagggggaggaagaggagggatgaggagtggagaggagaatgGGCACACGCCGCAGAGTGGTAATAACACGCGCTTCACGTACAGTAGTATCCGTGGCTCCGCCCAGGCTTAG